AATCCTATAAGCTCGGCATAAGGCAGGATTTTTATAAAAGAAGGGAAACTTATGGAGGGACAATCCCATGGGTTGGCAGTCATGCTGTTGATTGGATTTATTGGTTTAGCGGTAAAAAATTTAAAAGCGTCTTTGCGACTCATTCTAAAATGTATAACAATCGACATGGCGACCTGGAGGTCTCAGCAACTTGCAGCTTCACCTTAGAAGATGAGGCCTTTGCCACAGTAAATATAGACTACTTGCGCCCTCAAAATGCGCCAACCCATGACGATGACAGAATTAGAATAGTCGGAACAAAAGGGATAGTCGAAGTCGTACACGGAAAGGTATTTATGCTAAATGAATCCGTAAATGGTTTGATTGAAGTCCCCCTTCAAGAAGGCCCTGTTACCTTTTATGATTTTATAAAAGAAGTAAGAGGAGAAGGGAACTGTTTGGTAAGCGCTGACGACGCATTTTATGTAACAAAGGCCTGTCTTTTGGCAAGGCAAGCGGCTGATGAAAACCGAATAATAGAATTTGAATAAAAATATTTGAGGAGGGGCTTTTAACCCCTCCAATTTTGGTTAATTAGATGTTATTTTTGTGGTTATTTTAAAAGTCTTTATCTCATACGGCCTAATCTCAAAAGTAAAGGTATTGCCTTGGAAATCTTGATCTTTTATCTCGTTTTCCATGAGATCGCATTCAACAACCCTTTCAAAAGGTTTAAAGAATGTAAACTTAACTTTTGTCCTGGCATTGTAGCACTCATACATCCTGACTATTACATCATCACTATCTTCTGCCTTCTT
The genomic region above belongs to Caldanaerobius polysaccharolyticus DSM 13641 and contains:
- a CDS encoding Gfo/Idh/MocA family protein; translated protein: MKICIIGTSGHYVYALRGIKADKSSEVVGISPGCEGENIEKLISQVCELGFKPKVYDNFREMLAELKPDIAVINTFFYKNSQIAIDAMYRGINVYIEKPVATTLQDLNKLIDAYQKTKVKLSTMFGIRYTSHFWTAYNLVKGNQIGEVRLIHAQKSYKLGIRQDFYKRRETYGGTIPWVGSHAVDWIYWFSGKKFKSVFATHSKMYNNRHGDLEVSATCSFTLEDEAFATVNIDYLRPQNAPTHDDDRIRIVGTKGIVEVVHGKVFMLNESVNGLIEVPLQEGPVTFYDFIKEVRGEGNCLVSADDAFYVTKACLLARQAADENRIIEFE